The window GCGACATCAGTAATGTTAGCTTGTTTCGCTGCTAACGAGGATGGTGAATTTGGAAACAACGACATCATTGCGTTACAAGCGATGTACTAGACCTTTTAATCTGAAATTTAAAAGCTCCCATCTGCAGATGGGAGCTTTTTTTAAGACCTAAAATCAATAGTGAAGAACTGCATAAGTATCAATACCATCTAAAGCCGCTCTCCCATTGAGAAAATCCAGTTCAATTAAAAAGCTAGCTCCTATGATGGAACCTCCAGCCTTCTTTATTAATCGCGCCGTCGCAGCAGCGGTGCCTCCGGTAGCGAGAACATCGTCATGAATCAAGACAGTTGCGCCATCGGGAATAGCAGATAGTTGCATTTCAATGGCATCCGTACCATATTCTAGCTGATATTCTTGCGTCACCAGACTTCCTGGTAGTTTATTTGGTTTACGCACCATCACAAAACCAGCGTCCAAAACGTCTGCCAGCAATGATCCAAATAAAAAGCCTCTAGCCTCCATTCCCACAACATAGTCGACTTGCTGATTCATAAATGGTTTTGCTAGTAGTTTAGTGGCAGCATTTCTCGCTTTCGCGGAAGCGAGCAAAGGTGCAATATCCTTAAATACGATTCCTTCTTTTGGAAAGTCAGGAATATCATGTACGTGTGATTTTAAATTTTCTATATCCATTGCAGAAAGATATAAAAGGCCGTAGTTTGAGGCTCTATTTAAATTATAAATTATGAAATTTTGGATTCCTGTTATATTATTCTTCGGAATTGCAAGCGCTCAACAAAGTTCTGATTCTAAAATCGAACAAGTGACTGTTTACCTTTCAAATGCAAGGGTGACTCGCAACGCAAGTATTCAACTTAATCCAGGTTCAAACGAAATACAAATAAACAAGCTATCGCCAGATATAGATGAAAGCAGTATTCAAATTTCTGATCTTGATGGATTGAAGTTATTAGGGCTTTCTTACGAGGTGTATGCTGCAGAAGAAAAGGCAAAGAGCAACCATTTTGAGAAGATTCAGACTCGACTTGATTCAATAACTCAAGCACTAGAAAGTATAGGTGCAAAACATCAAGGATTAGAAGAAGAAGAATTGATCCTCAAATCAAACCGTAGTTTAAATAGTAAAGACACTGGTCTGTCACTGGCTCAAGTGAAAAGCTTCGGTAGTTACTACAACGAACGTACAGAGCAAATCTCACTGGCCAAATCTAAACTAACTACGACCCAAAACGATCTCAATCAATTATTTCGTGTGCTTAAGGCTGATCAAAGTAAGTTGGATCCTGTTTCTAATAAAGCTCAAGGAACAATAAATTTAAAGTTAGTAAGCACTGCTAAGAAGAAAGCTAAAATCACCCTAGTATATAACGTGTCTAATGCTGGGTGGGTGCCTACTTATGACATTAATGCTATGGGTAAGACTGATGATATTACACTTAATTTCAAAGGGCAGATTTATCAACAGACAGGTGCCGACTGGAGTAATGTAAGATTAAAATTATCCACAGGAGATCCCAATGTAGATAACACAAAGCCAAATCTGGAAGAAAAAAGACTCCGCTTTATCAATAATTATTATACAGGAAATGCTTCCCGCAGAAGCAATAAGAAGTACAACCCCACTGTGAATACAGTGCGAGGTAAAGTCATTGACCCTAATGGAGATCCTATTCTAGGTGCAGTGGTAATGGTTCCTGGTACTTCCAATGCTACCACTACAGATTTTGATGGGAATTATGTAATTGATGTGGAATCGGGTAAACTTTTAAATTATTCCTTCTCAGGATACGAATCAGTAACTGAGCCTGTATACGCTTCCACTATGAATCAAAAATTAAACACGAGTTTAGAAGCCGTAATTGTGACAAGTTATCGCACTTCGACAAAAGAAAAATCGAATATAGCAGCCAGTACAGTAACAACAAATGAAATTCAAAGTGTAGAGGATAATATTGCCTCCCGCAATTTTGAATTGAGCGAGAATTATACCATCCTATCTAGCGACGGAACTACAGATGTCAACATATTTAGTAATAAAATTGAAGCTACCTATGAATATTATACCGCACCGGTAATTAACGAGAATGTATTTTTAACCGCTATCCTAAAGAACTATGAAAATCTAAATCTGATCCCTGGAGAAGCTAATATATACTTTGAAGATGCCTACACTGGAAAGATTTACCTTGATACAGACACTACGGAAGAGAACCTGACTATAGGTTTAGGTGTCGACCCGCAAATCACGGTCAAAAGAGAAGAAATTAAGAACTTTGAAAGTTCTAGTTTTTTAGGTTCCAATCGTATAACTGAAAAGCGATATGAAATCACGATTAAGAATAACCGGAGCAATGCCACTCAAATCAAAATACAAGACCGCATTCCAGTTAGTAGCAACAATGACATAAAAGTAGATCAAGTAGAAATTGGCAACGCTACCTTGAGCGACAAGGAAAATTTATTGACTTGGATTATCGATTTAAATAGTGGACAACAGGAAAAACGAACCTTTAGTTACCGAGTAAAATTTCCAAAAGACAAAAGAATTAATCTTAAGTAATTAAAGATTTGCCTTTTTTCAAAATAGAGTTATATTTGCACCCGCTAAAAGAGCAATTCTTTATAGCTTTTAGGCCTCGTGGCGCAACTGAATAGCGCACTTGATTACGGCTCAAGAGGTTACAGGTTTGAATCCTGTCGAGGTCACAAGAAACCGCTATTATCCCAGTGATATAGCGGTTTTCTTATTATAGGGCATTATTTAGGGTAACTTCACGCTTTTTATGCCCTATTCTATCCTGATTTTTCAAAAACTAAAATTTTCCTCAATTCCAACTACTGTCAGACCACGAGAAATGTTTGATGTTGAGATTAAAGTTTGAAGTCCGCTTTCGCGAAAGCGAACTTCTAAGGGAAGGTATCAACGTCAGGGAACCTGGCATAAAGTTGAAGAATTCAAATCCTATATTTCCTGTGAAAAGCTCGTTTTTGAGTGAAAATCTTAAAGTTCGCCGCTCAAAACGTTAATCACTAGACCAAAACCTAATTAATTTATGACTTTTACACCTTTAAGTTGAAATTATATCTATGATTTATAAATACCATTCGTTTCAAAAGCACTATTCTCAGTACAGCCTTATTATAATTATTGGATTGCTATACCTATCATCAGGAATGATCCAGGCACAAGAAAATAAAGATATTTCTAAAACTATTTACATCACTGGGAATATAGGAGATCAAAAACAAAGCAAATCAGACGAAATCTTAAAAGCGATCGTCAAACAAAGCCAGTCTGATCCAAATGCCGTTTTTTTATCTACTGGAAATAATACCAGTAAGGCTGGTTATCCTAAGAATAAGGAAGCTCGTAAGAAAGAAGAGCAAAACTTAACCCAGCAATTGTTGAACCCTCTTAAAGAATTTAATGGTCAAATCATTCTGATTCCTGGTAAGAACGAATGGAATAGCGATGGACAAAAAAATATCGATGATCTAGAATCCTTCCTACAAGATAACAGCAAGGCTAAGTTTTGGCCTAATGACGGTTGTCCTATTGAGCGTGAAACCTTGAGTGATGAAGTGGAACTGGTCATGATCGATTCTCAATGGTATTTAGAAGATTGGGATGAACACCCATATATGAACAGCAAATGTGAGATTAAAACTAGAGAACAGTTTTTTTCTCAGTTTAAGGATGAACTAAAAGATGAACAGAATAAAACAGTAATTGTGGCTATTCATCATCCTATACTAAGTGCTAACAGACGTGGCTTTTTTGCAAGAATGGGCGGTTTTTCTAATCAAGCATATTTCAATAATCAGATGCAGTATCTGGTAGGCCGCTTGGAAACTATTGCTAGCCAATTTGAAGATGTTGTTTTCGTTTCTGGAAATAATAAAAATTTACAGTTTATAGTGGACGATGGTATTCCACAGGTTATTAGTGGCGCCACTACAACAACTGAAAAGACCAGAGATAATTCTGAGAAAGTTAAATATGCCAGTGATGATAACGGATTTGCTAAGCTTAGCGTTTTTAAAGATGGTAGTTCTCAAATAGAAATTTTCAAAGTAGAAAATGGCTCTACTCAACTAGTACACACTTCCAACATCCAACTGAAAAAAGGAAGCTTAGAAGATTTTGATTACCATACGCCTGATGAATTTGGAGCCACTTATGAAGCCTCTATTTATACGGAAGAAGAAACCGACAAAACGGGTTTTGGCAAATGGTTTTGGGGAGATCATTATAGAGAAGTTTACTCGAAGGAAATTACCGCACCTATATTGTTCCTAGAAAGCTTGCCTAATAATGTGCGAGCAATCACAGAAGGTGGTGGAAATCAGAGTAGAAGTTTACGATTAATTGACGACAATGAAAATGAATTTACCGTTCGTGAGTTGCGCAAAAGCGCCGTACGCTTTTTACAGTCTTCCATTGATGATCATTATGTAATGGATTACATGAAAAACACGGTTGCAGAAGATATTGTCCAAGATTATTACACCACTGCTCATCCATATGCACAGTTTGCCGTGAATGAGTTGATGACTGCAATTGATTTGTATCATGCAAACCCTAGGATTGTTTATTTACCTAAACAAGAACGACTAGGAAGGTTTAATGCCTCTTATGGGGACAAACTCTATATGTATGAAGAACATGTAGGAGATGAAAATAAGGAGTTTGAAACTTTTGGAAATCCTGATGATATCATCAGCACGAGCGATCTATTCATAGAGCTGAGAGAAGATAAAGATGCAAAAATTGACGAGCCAGAGTACATAAAAGCAAGATTGTTTGATATGCTGATAGGCGATTGGGATCGTCATCAGGATCAGTGGCGATGGGCATTGGAAGAACAAGAAGATGGAACTGAGCTTTATTCTCCTATTCCTAGAGACCGCGACCAGGCGTTTCCTAAGTACGATGGAGTGTTTCCAGCAATTTTAAAATTAGGAGCTCCCCTTGCCCGTAATATGCAGACCTATGCACCAGAAATTCAAAACATCAAAACCTTCAATAATGCAGGGTTTTATTTGGACAAGAGCTTTATAAGTTCTGCTACTTGGGAAGATTGGAAAGCTCAAGCAGAGTTTATTCAAAATAATCTGAGTGATGAAGTGATTGATAATGCATTCGCTCAATTATTACCTGATACGATTGATGAGGATACAGACAAGATCAAGGAGATCTTGAAACAGCGTCGAGCGAATTTGGTCAACATTGCGAGAGACTACTATGAGTATTTTAAAAAATATGAAATTGTTATAGCCAATTCCAAAGACAACACTATTGATGTTGTAAGATCGAAAAATGGAGTGACACAAGTAACCATCAAAGACGATGATAAAGTTATTCTTAACAACACATACTCCAAGGACTTAACCAAAGAATTGTGGATTTATGGTCTTGATGGAGATGATACTATCAATGTAAGCGGCGAAGGAAATAATTATATCGACCTTAAGATATTTGGAGGTGAGGAGAATGACATTTATACCATTGATAATAGAAGAGCCGTTCGAGTTTATGACTATGCTTCTAAGAAAAATACCTTCAATACTCCAGTAAGCAAAACATTGACCGACTCCTACGACATCAACAACTATGATCCACGCAAGCGCGTGTATTCCACAAATGTTTTATTGCCTAGCGTAGGCTTTGATCCTGATGCAGGTTTTAAAGCTGGATTGACTGATACGTATACTTCTTACAAATTACTGCGTAACCCATTTACTTCGCAACATACCTTTTCCGCTAACTATTATGCGGCGACACAAGGGTTTGAATTAAAGTATTATGGAGAGTTTGCACACTTCTTTTACAATTGGAATCTAGGTATAGATGCGCGTTACACGACTGACAATTATGCTACCAACTTCTTCGGTATAGGGAATGAAACTTTCTATGATGAGGATGCCGTAACTTTGGATTTCAATAGAACTAAAATCCAGCAATGGCATATTGAACCTTCTTTACAGTACAAGAAATATCCTGATTTTACGGCTCATATTTCTGGACGACTAGAATCGAATGAAGTAGACGATCAAGAAAATGGATTTGCTCAGCAGTTCTTTTCTGCCTCTGATAACGTGTTTGAACGCCAATTGTATGCAGGTGGTGAAGTGGGGCTTAATTACAACAACAAGCAAGGGTTGGTAAGCTATCCACGTCGTGGTATGGAACTAGAGCTAATTGCTGGATACAAACGCAATATTGAATCTGGGTTTAACAATGAGTTTTCCTATGTTCAACCCACTGTTTCTTTTATATACCCTATCCATGAAAGTGGAGCAGCTACCCTAGCTACTAAAGCACAGGCTAATTTTATCATAGGAAACACTTACGAATTTTATCATGCAGCGACTGTGGGTGGAAACAACAGCTTGAGAGGGTATCGTAATGATAGGTTCCTAGGGCAAACTTCCTATTTCCAAAGTACTGATCTAAGAGTAGGTATTACCAAGTTTCGCACCGCATATGTTCCTATTCGCGTGGGGGTTACCGCAGGCTTTGATTACGGTCGCGTATGGGATGATGGTATGGATTCTAATGAGTGGCACAACAGTTATGGTGGATCTGTATTTATCAACGGGTTTCAAGCCATAACCGCCAATGTCGGGTATTACGTGAGCGATGAAGACAGCCGTATCATATTTACAGCAGGATTCCGCTTTTAATTATTTTTATAAACACTAAACTCAAAAGGTTGAATTTAAAGATTCAGCCTTTTTTGTTGCTTCCTTTTTAGGTTTTTGAAAGATTACATACTAAACAACTTTAGCAGAATTCAAGTTTTTATTGATCCTCGATCGGTACTTCGTTTGAAACTAAGTACACTAAAAAATGAGATTCTATTTGCGTTAAATTATAGCCAAGCTAGATTCAAAATGCTTTCACATCAATGTACATTTATGATGCTAATTTAAACGTCACATATCATGGCACAACAGCAAAAAAAGCAGGCACAACCTGCTAAAGCACAGTCCAAGCCACAGCCTAAAGCTGCTGCTAAAACTGCAAAGCAAGCTCCTAAGAAGTAGCCTGTTTTTCATCGCATCCCGATTGCGATTTCATGTAGAACACTAAAAAGAAACCACGCTTGACGGCGTGGTTTTATCTTTTAAACAATCTGGATATATTCGCTGGTAGCTACTTTCGTTATGAAGGCTCGTTAATTACCTGGTTACAGATTACTTTTCTGTAAAAGCAACCGCAGAATTCTTTGCATTAAGATTTTTACAGCAACAACTTTAATTTGATGTTGAAGTATTATTTGAAGTAGATTGATCAAAATTTCGCTTTCGTACCGTGTCGAGCACGGCATAAACTTCCTGTTCAGATCGCTTTCGCGAAAGCGAACATAACCACTACCTTTCAGCTATTTTGAAGCAATTTATTCACTTCTTGTATTTAATTTTTAGGTTCTCGACTCTATTTTTGTACTGAATATCACCGCTTAATTCGTAAGCTTTGTTAAGTGATTTAATGGCATCAGGTGCATTATCTTGTGCTTCATAATAATCTGCGATAGAGCTATAGGCGTCCGCGCTCTTAGGATAATGCTTGATGGCAAGTTCAAAATACATTTTTGATTTTTCTATTTCTTGCATATCCAGGTTCATGTATCCCATCATAGTCATAAGTTCTTTTGGATAAGGTGCTTCCGAATACCCGAAGTGATCTTTGAGCTTCTGCTCCCTATAAGTAATAATGTTGGAAAGCTCCTCTTTAGAGGTATCAAAGGAATTGAGCTTATCCGTATGTTCCATTTGATACCATTTGAAAAGCGATATCAACCCATCCATCAATGAAGGAAAGGAAACGGTACCATGAATATCCTTAGGGTAAAATTTCCATGAGTAAGCCAATCCATTTTGGGAATTTGCCTTGACCAAGTTTGAGAATTCCATATTGGATCTTGGGAACAAGGTAAAGTCTGTGGTGTCTTGCATCACATTATCAATAGTGATTTGGGAATTTTGCATGTGCAGCTGTCCGCTTAAAGATACGTACAAGGCTTTACCATCCAAGTTCCGATCAGCAAGGGTTCTTTGAGCTTGTTTCAATAACTTTTGGTCGTCCCAGTCTAAACTTGGGTCAATAGCCAGATAATTCGCAAATAAATCAGGCAGTTCCATCAAAGTCGCGACGGCAAACAGGCTGCCATAGGAATGACCTACTAAAGTTCTATAACTGGTTACCGGATAAGTTTTTTCCACAAATGGAATGAGTTCCTTTTCTAAAAAAGATCTAAAGTTAGCGGCTTTCCCATTTTCTTGTTGAAATGGCATTCCATATTTGGTTGTTATGGTCGACGTGGTTAAATCTCTGGTCCTGTTCTTATCGGTAACGATACCTACTAATACCATCTCAGGAGTAAATCCACCGCTGTAAAAACTTTGAACTGCGTTAACGGCAGGCAACAACACTTTACCATCCAAAATGTAGACCACAGGATATTTCTGCTTTGAGTCTGGAGAGTAACTGTCAGGCAATTGAACATAGATCTCTCGTGTTTCATTCAATATTTTAGAATCGAGGCTATCTAGGACTCCTAATTTTTGAAGAAATTGAGATTGATGATCTGATTGTGAAAGGGCAGCGGTTTGTAAGAATACTGTCAGGCAAAATGCCAGTAAGAGTCGAAATCCTTTCGCTATTTTGATATCTCGGTTCATGGTGGTTTGTTTTATCAAGCAGTCTCTAAGCACATTCAAAATGCGTTGACGACATTCATTGAAGGCGCTGCTGACTTGATTTGTATTTTATTTGAAAGATGAAGATAGCAATTCGTGTTGAAAGCACAGTTCCAACTCCAGTTAGTAATAGCCAACTGGATTTAAAACCAAATTCTTAACCTAGAACTATTTAATTATTATCCAATGTATTGATCAAACCAAAACACAACTGATCCATATTCCCCATCTGTGGGTGAAAGGCAGAAACATTTGATAAGATGATAATGCCATTGTTGTGTTCTACATCCAGTGCCATGGAAGACGTATAACCGCCTGTTCCTCCATTGTGCCAAATCAACTCGCCACCATTTTTCCTTTTCAACACATGCCAACCCAGTCCAATGCTCATATTCTCATTGATTTTGAAAGTAGGTTGGTGCGTAAGAGCTAATTCGGCATTTTCTTTATTGAACTGAGCCAAACCAAATTTAGATAAATCTTCCACTGTTGAAAAAATCGCTCCACCACCCGCTAAGGCTTCAAAGTCCCAATTGGATGTCACTTCGCCTTCAGTATTTTGACCTTTGATGAGATTTGGTTTCAGCTGGTCTCTTTTGCTGGTAGAGTTGGTCATTGCATAACGGGAAAAGATCTTTTCTTGGAGTAACTCTTCATAAGTAGAATTAGAAATTAATGCCAACTCAAATCCTAAAATTCCTGCACCTAGGTTGGAATATTCGTTCTTGATTCCTGGTTTTTGATTCAATTTCATAGCATCCGTCAAGTAGGTCGTTAGTTTCTCACGATTGTAATCCTTATACGGATTGTCTTGATCTACTAATAACAGATTCAAATTAGAGGGCAACCTGGGCAGTCCAGACGTGTGATTTGCCAATTGCTGAAAAGTAATTTCTTCTTCCGTGTTGAGTTTAAAGTCTAGGTAATCCTGAATGTTATCGTCCAGTTTCACTTGCTCATCCTGTACTA of the Nonlabens marinus S1-08 genome contains:
- a CDS encoding DUF4139 domain-containing protein, whose protein sequence is MKFWIPVILFFGIASAQQSSDSKIEQVTVYLSNARVTRNASIQLNPGSNEIQINKLSPDIDESSIQISDLDGLKLLGLSYEVYAAEEKAKSNHFEKIQTRLDSITQALESIGAKHQGLEEEELILKSNRSLNSKDTGLSLAQVKSFGSYYNERTEQISLAKSKLTTTQNDLNQLFRVLKADQSKLDPVSNKAQGTINLKLVSTAKKKAKITLVYNVSNAGWVPTYDINAMGKTDDITLNFKGQIYQQTGADWSNVRLKLSTGDPNVDNTKPNLEEKRLRFINNYYTGNASRRSNKKYNPTVNTVRGKVIDPNGDPILGAVVMVPGTSNATTTDFDGNYVIDVESGKLLNYSFSGYESVTEPVYASTMNQKLNTSLEAVIVTSYRTSTKEKSNIAASTVTTNEIQSVEDNIASRNFELSENYTILSSDGTTDVNIFSNKIEATYEYYTAPVINENVFLTAILKNYENLNLIPGEANIYFEDAYTGKIYLDTDTTEENLTIGLGVDPQITVKREEIKNFESSSFLGSNRITEKRYEITIKNNRSNATQIKIQDRIPVSSNNDIKVDQVEIGNATLSDKENLLTWIIDLNSGQQEKRTFSYRVKFPKDKRINLK
- a CDS encoding alpha/beta hydrolase-fold protein, with protein sequence MNRDIKIAKGFRLLLAFCLTVFLQTAALSQSDHQSQFLQKLGVLDSLDSKILNETREIYVQLPDSYSPDSKQKYPVVYILDGKVLLPAVNAVQSFYSGGFTPEMVLVGIVTDKNRTRDLTTSTITTKYGMPFQQENGKAANFRSFLEKELIPFVEKTYPVTSYRTLVGHSYGSLFAVATLMELPDLFANYLAIDPSLDWDDQKLLKQAQRTLADRNLDGKALYVSLSGQLHMQNSQITIDNVMQDTTDFTLFPRSNMEFSNLVKANSQNGLAYSWKFYPKDIHGTVSFPSLMDGLISLFKWYQMEHTDKLNSFDTSKEELSNIITYREQKLKDHFGYSEAPYPKELMTMMGYMNLDMQEIEKSKMYFELAIKHYPKSADAYSSIADYYEAQDNAPDAIKSLNKAYELSGDIQYKNRVENLKIKYKK
- a CDS encoding adenine phosphoribosyltransferase, with translation MDIENLKSHVHDIPDFPKEGIVFKDIAPLLASAKARNAATKLLAKPFMNQQVDYVVGMEARGFLFGSLLADVLDAGFVMVRKPNKLPGSLVTQEYQLEYGTDAIEMQLSAIPDGATVLIHDDVLATGGTAAATARLIKKAGGSIIGASFLIELDFLNGRAALDGIDTYAVLHY
- a CDS encoding serine hydrolase domain-containing protein; the encoded protein is MKASIYKLTLALGLLFFISCSNAQTTTAVNGMDFRESGIEKEQLELIYNKVKSFPNNTQLSIAVIQNKEITYVGVKRVKDTIRLVDNYQDAFEIGSITKVFTATLLANLVQDEQVKLDDNIQDYLDFKLNTEEEITFQQLANHTSGLPRLPSNLNLLLVDQDNPYKDYNREKLTTYLTDAMKLNQKPGIKNEYSNLGAGILGFELALISNSTYEELLQEKIFSRYAMTNSTSKRDQLKPNLIKGQNTEGEVTSNWDFEALAGGGAIFSTVEDLSKFGLAQFNKENAELALTHQPTFKINENMSIGLGWHVLKRKNGGELIWHNGGTGGYTSSMALDVEHNNGIIILSNVSAFHPQMGNMDQLCFGLINTLDNN
- a CDS encoding metallophosphatase, producing MIYKYHSFQKHYSQYSLIIIIGLLYLSSGMIQAQENKDISKTIYITGNIGDQKQSKSDEILKAIVKQSQSDPNAVFLSTGNNTSKAGYPKNKEARKKEEQNLTQQLLNPLKEFNGQIILIPGKNEWNSDGQKNIDDLESFLQDNSKAKFWPNDGCPIERETLSDEVELVMIDSQWYLEDWDEHPYMNSKCEIKTREQFFSQFKDELKDEQNKTVIVAIHHPILSANRRGFFARMGGFSNQAYFNNQMQYLVGRLETIASQFEDVVFVSGNNKNLQFIVDDGIPQVISGATTTTEKTRDNSEKVKYASDDNGFAKLSVFKDGSSQIEIFKVENGSTQLVHTSNIQLKKGSLEDFDYHTPDEFGATYEASIYTEEETDKTGFGKWFWGDHYREVYSKEITAPILFLESLPNNVRAITEGGGNQSRSLRLIDDNENEFTVRELRKSAVRFLQSSIDDHYVMDYMKNTVAEDIVQDYYTTAHPYAQFAVNELMTAIDLYHANPRIVYLPKQERLGRFNASYGDKLYMYEEHVGDENKEFETFGNPDDIISTSDLFIELREDKDAKIDEPEYIKARLFDMLIGDWDRHQDQWRWALEEQEDGTELYSPIPRDRDQAFPKYDGVFPAILKLGAPLARNMQTYAPEIQNIKTFNNAGFYLDKSFISSATWEDWKAQAEFIQNNLSDEVIDNAFAQLLPDTIDEDTDKIKEILKQRRANLVNIARDYYEYFKKYEIVIANSKDNTIDVVRSKNGVTQVTIKDDDKVILNNTYSKDLTKELWIYGLDGDDTINVSGEGNNYIDLKIFGGEENDIYTIDNRRAVRVYDYASKKNTFNTPVSKTLTDSYDINNYDPRKRVYSTNVLLPSVGFDPDAGFKAGLTDTYTSYKLLRNPFTSQHTFSANYYAATQGFELKYYGEFAHFFYNWNLGIDARYTTDNYATNFFGIGNETFYDEDAVTLDFNRTKIQQWHIEPSLQYKKYPDFTAHISGRLESNEVDDQENGFAQQFFSASDNVFERQLYAGGEVGLNYNNKQGLVSYPRRGMELELIAGYKRNIESGFNNEFSYVQPTVSFIYPIHESGAATLATKAQANFIIGNTYEFYHAATVGGNNSLRGYRNDRFLGQTSYFQSTDLRVGITKFRTAYVPIRVGVTAGFDYGRVWDDGMDSNEWHNSYGGSVFINGFQAITANVGYYVSDEDSRIIFTAGFRF